TTCTGAACCTTAAATGGCAAGCTGCTGGGAGCTGCAATTTCAGATCTAGGCTTTCACTCTAGGATATCCGAGAAAGCTCACCTGTTACAGTCCAGTggattctggacatttcatatttttcttggcTCTCCAGCCTGCTCTCTTAAAATCAACCTTATTAAAATGGGGTTTCCCCTCTTAGGTAATGACCAGATCACATCCCCTACTCTCAGTCAGATTTAAAGTCAAACCATTTGCTACATGATACAGCTCCAAATTCCAAATACAATGTGTGTGCACTGTTAAGTCAACCCCAATTTGGCTGTAAATGCCCCAAGCAGCTCTTTCCCTCAACATTTATCTATATTCAGGGAAAGTTTATATTGTGTACCTTACCTTTCCTCCCTAGTAgtcatcatgaaaaaaaaaagatcaggcaGGTTTTTACTTGAGACTTTCACCAAATGTTAGAAAGGTTTAGAGTTTTAAATGATGTGCCATTTaatcacaaacttttttttttttttaggttgcaTCTGATGCCAGAAGGCAAGCACAACCTGCACCTACGTTTTGCAAATGAATTCAATAAGTTAGCAGAAGACTTCTTGCTGGGAAAACACACCTGAGAACAGCAGGGACCTGGGGATTCCTTACTGTGGGGCTCGAGCCTGTTGTTGCCTTAGAAACACACTGCTGTCCCTCCTAAGCTCACCTGCCTCCCCATGCTTTCTATACCTCCCTGCAAACTGCTCCTGGTCACATAGATATAATgacatattaaaatgttttctagttCTAAGTGCTACAAAAAttaaagctgatttttttaacattagaGTTGTGAATTTCTACCATTCTGATTCTGATATACTTTCTCTCCAGTGAACCTTAGGTGAAGCCTTTGGAGTATGTAAGACTGTGATTTCAGATCCCTTGACTCTAGAATTATGTTGTCCCTTTCATCTGAGAGGTATTCACTGGTCTTTTTACTTCAATTTATCACATTGTCGAagtagagaaacagaagaaagcccTTGATACTTCATTTTCACAAGAGTTGCTGGAACTACAGCAAATAAGGTAGGCAGGTTTGCTCTGTCCTTAAATCTCCATTCACTCAACACATTTCCTGGGTTCCTTTACTTTCATGTTGGGCCTGTGAAGATGAAAAAATGTGCCTCTTCATCTGTCTTCCCTAAAAGAGCAGAAAGgctattaattaaaaacattaaagcaGAAATCCTAGTTTTGTTAAAGTTACTAAACCCAGAAGCATATTTAAGAAGCATTCAGTGGAAGAATAAGAATTGccttaaatgaaattaaagagaCTACAAAGTTTTGGACACATGCTTTTTTATTAGTATAGATATCTTAGACAATACTGTAATTTTTAGGAGTTCCACATTATTACATCAACAGTGTGAATTTCTGACAGAGCAAAACGGAGCACCATAGTATACAAATAGAAAGACCATGCTTGATTGAGGACAACAGAAGTTCACTAAAGATGCACGATTTATCTGAGAAGTTCTTAAGCCTCAtcctcgccctcctcctcctcgaaCTCCCCCTGTTCATCGGCCGTGGCGTCCTGGTACTGCTGGTACTCGGACACCAGGTCGTTCATGTTGCTCTCGGCCTCGGTGAACTCCATCTCATCCATGCCCTCGCCCGTGTACCAGTGCAGGAAGGCCTTGCGCCGGAACATGGCCGTGAACTGCTCCGAGATACGCTTGAACAGCTCCTGGATGGCCGTGCTGTTGCCGATGAAGGTGGCCGACATCTTGAGGCCGCGCGGCGGGATGTCGCACACGGCCGTCTTCACGTTGTTGGGGATCCACTCGACGAAGTAGCTGCTGTTCTTGTTCTGCACGTTGAGCATCTGCTCGTCCACCTCCTTCATGGACATGCGGCCGCGGAAGATGGCGGCCACGGTCAGGTAGCGGCCGTGGCGCGGGTCGCAGGCGGCCATCATGTTCTTGGAGTCGAACATCTGCTGCGTGAGCTCGGGCACCGTGAGCGCGCGGTACTGCTGGCTGCCCCGGCTGGTCAGGGGGGCGAAGCCGGGCATGAAGAAGTGCAGGCGCGGGAAGGGCACCATGTTCACGGCCAGCTTGCGCAGGTCGGCGTTCAGCTGGCCCGGGAAGCGCAGGCAGGTGGTGACGCCGCTCATGGTGGCCGACACCAGGTGGTTGAGGTCTCCGTACGTGGGGGTGGTCAGTTTCAGGGTGCGGAAGCAGATGTCATACAGGGCCTCGTTGTCGATGGAGTAGGTCTCATCCGTGTTCTCCACCAGCTGGTGCACGGACAGGGTGGCGTTGTAGGGCTCGACCACCGTGTCGGACACCTTGGGCGAGGGCATGACGCTGAAGGTGTTCATGATGCGGTCTGGGTACTCCTCCCGGATCTTGCTGATGAGCAGCGTGCCCATCCCGGACCCCGTGCCGCCCCCCAGCGAGTGGGTCAGCTGGAAGCCCTGCAGACAGTCACAGCTCTCTGACTCCTTCCTCACCACGTCCAGGACCGAGTCCACCAGTTCGGCTCCCTCTGTGTAGTGACCCTTTGCCCAGTTGTTTCCCGCACCACTCTGGCCTGCCAGACGGAAAGGAGAATATTAGGCACTTAAACATTAGGAATTCTGAATTCTGTCATCTGACTGTAGACGAATCTTAAGTTTGAGATTCATCTCTTTTAGATACCCTTTTTTGACTATGGAAAATTTTCTAATACATCAATGATCCTCAAAAACACTGGACATCATAATAAGATAACAAGCAAGTTTGGTTCAGATATGCAGTTATTAATTGATCAACAAGATGGTTTAGCAAAACCCaactgggtgttttgttttgaaagacagattgagctagagagagagcacaagtagtggcACAgcgggaggaagaagcagactccccgctgggcagggagtccgactcagggctcaatcccaggaccctgggatcatgacctgagctgaaggcaaacgcttaaccaaggCATCCCAAAACTGGACTGGTTTTAAAATTAGGAACAGGAACcttctgtaaatatttacattaGGTACCCTAAATGGGCAAGGGCAAGGGCACATTATGATCCGAAGAGAACATGGGCTCCAAGCCGCTGGTCCCACTCTGGTCATAACCTGTGCCTTTGGCCTTTGGCTTCCTGACATGGTTACTTGCGGGCCCTGGTCCTCTGACATCACCAGCAGCCCATCAACCCCTGCAGCAAGGTTAGCCACTGCTCTGTATTCTTCATGGGTCACAAGCTCCTctgcagtggtggtggtgggggataTGGGCCCTCTGCAGGCTGACACTGTTCCTTGAGCTGCCCAGAGAAGGAGCTGCCCCAAGATTCGGTGGAATCAGGCCAGGACCCAGGGTTCCCTGTGGACACACAGTCTCCACCTTGGCATTCAACCCTAAGAGCGGTGACTCAGTGAGGGAGACTCACTGAGCCAGCTGCCACTGATCACGACTACATACCGAAGACAAAGTTGTCTGGCCTAAAGATCTGGCCGAATGGCCCAGACCTGACGGAGTCCATGGTGCCCGGCTCCAGGTCCACCAGGATGGCCCGGGGGACATACTTGTTACCTGTGGGGAACAGAGGCGGACTTAGATGTGCAGCTGCAAAGGCATCACAGACAAGGCTGTGCCTATGCGCCTTTCACAGCAGTATCATTAGAGAAAAGTCTAGCATCTGACACAAAAGTGAGCAAACAGAGGTGCTTTTCTGCCTCAGAAGAGGGGATAATGGCATGCTTAGTCATGGCCAACATGCAGGAGTCGTGAGGAACTATCTAACGTGTCGTTTTTAGCAGTTGACATTTAAAACGAATGCAAGAAGCATCTCTTTGTCATTTATCTGTTCCTCATCCATTCTGTCTGCCACAGTATGCAAAGCAAGCTTGACTGGGCAAAAACATTCAAATAATCACCAGCAGCTTCATTGTAGTACACGTTGATTCTCTCCAGCTGCAAGTCACTGTCTCCATGGTAACTGCCAGTGGGGTCGATCCCATGCTCATCACTGATCACCTCCCAAaactggggagaaagaaaaaaaaaatcacatgatggGCTGACATCCTAAACCTCAGTAGGGAtggcccttctctccctctcttgtccTTGGAACAGCGGCCACTGTGGTCAGCCAGTGAAGGAGTCCTAGAGCTGCACCCCCATTCCTCCAGGGGCTGCTGCAGAGGGGCTTGGAAATCCGCAGAGCACTGGCCATAGGATGGCGACAGACTGAAAAGCTGGGAAGGGCGCGGAGGGTGGGCACAGCAGCTGCCCTCCTCCAAAAGCCATGGATGCTGGGGAGGCCAGCAGCCCCAGGCAGGGTGAATGTCACAACATCCCAGCTGATGGGTGGGTCCTGGGAGGATCCAGGACCACTTGGACCCCGCCCCTCGACTGCCTCCAGGGATCCAGGTCTCCTGGTGCAAACCCCACCCAGCCCTCCAGGCAGAGCGGTTTTAGACCACTGACATCCACAAAGTCTGCCGCCCCTacccaggggcaggggtgggtggggaaggacagGTTGGAGCAGTCTGGGATCCCCACCGGGGACAGTGGGTAGAGCTGGGCACGGTGAGGCACAGGCTTCATTGTGAATTAGTAGCAGGAAAGGGGGCGGGGAGGTCGGGGTGGGCAATATGGCGGTTGTGAAAGAGACCACGTCCTTGTCCAGGGGCCCGCCCACACCCCTGCACCAGGCTGGCTCCTGCCTCACCCACTGTGGTCGGCAGTCTCAGCGCCGGGACGTCACCTGCCGCCTCTTAGACAGGAAGCCAGACTCCGACATGATGTCTCATCATGTCGGTGGTGCTCATATTTGGGAAATTATCTAACATCCTCGACTTTGAAACCCAACAAGAAGTCTCTCTACCATGTCACCTCAATGACACTGCATATTTTTCATTCAAACTacagaggaaaatgtaaaaattaaattctacatAAGGCCACTGGATTAATATGAGCGTTCTCCCTATCCAAATTCTAGAGAGTAATACACCCAGGGAAATGCCGACTACCTCTCGCATAACGCATGTGTCCGAGGAAATTTCAAAGGGCCTTGATTAAGGCACACACCACTGCGTTGCCGCGCGCATCGTGGCAGGTTGTGTGGTTTCCTGGGCCCCGCCCGGCGGCCCCGCCGAGAATGCGCCACCGGGGCCGGCGAGAGCCGCCGCCACCTCCCCGCAGCCCCTGCTCTGGCCCGCGTCCTGGGGTCCCGCCACCCCCGCCCAGGTCGCACCCTCCggccctgcctccccttccctggcccctgcaATGCGACGCGCCCACCTTGGCGCCGATCTGGTTGCCGCACTGGCCCGCCTGGATGTGCACGATCTCACGCATGGTGCCGGCTGCGGAGGGGGTGGTTGCGCTGGCCCTCGGAGTTGTGCGCGCGGCGCGACCGGCGGACTCCGCAGCAGAGACCAGTCGCCGCCCCCCAGCCCGGCTTTTTATAGCAGGGAAGTCGCCCCTCCCCGGCCTGGCCCGCGTTGACGTAAtggagggcggggctgggggcggggccgcgcgGACTGCGGCACCACGAGGGGGAGCTGGGGCGCGGTGCGAGGTGCGGGGGCGCTCGGGCCCGTGTCCGCGCCTGTAGGCTCGCGAGAGGGCTCCAGCCCCCGCGTCCAGCCGCCGAGGGCGGTGTCCCGGCCTCCAGCACCCCCAGGCCGGGTCGGCTTGAACCACGGACGCGGCCCCGCCCTTGCACTGACTTCTCCAGTAACACCGCATCCCCACCCACCCTTCCACTCTGGACACCCGAGAGGGGCTGGAATCCTGGGTTCTGGGACGGAGGCGGGGGGCTACCTCCAAAAGGGTCCTCGCCTCCGGGGGGAAGGTGAGACGCAGCCAGGACCCTCTTGGAGTTGGGAGTCTAGAATGGTCCGTGGGCCCTACAGCTGTTCCTTAGGTTTCCTGACTCCCTTGGGCAGGGGTCCTGGACTCCGGGCCACGTTCTCTTTCTGTTCTGGGTGGGAATAGTCTAAAtgtggggaggggatggaggatgggggaggggggggctccCGGTGACGGCAGATGGGGACTATGTTTGAGGAAAgcgagggtgggggaggggtcagcTTTTACTTCCACTTGTGAGAAAGATGGTCGGTTTGGAAGATGCTGGATTTGTCTCATGTCTGCTTTGGGCTCTTGGGTCCTTGTAAAGGGCATCTAAATGTGGAAAATGCTGCGTGCGTACGTGTATGTCAGAGAGGACAAAACAGCGGCACTTCAGCCCCGACGTACCCTTACCTTACGTTCAATATGTCACCTAATTCTGAGCAGCACAGTCCCTTCAAAGGCGACTAGACACGTGTAACTACTGAAGACTTGAAATGTGGGtagtctgaattgagatgtgctcTCAGTTTAAAACAGTCACTGGATTGCACTGGATTAACTTAACTCAGTTAAAAGGCTGTAAAATACTCCATTActaattttgtatattgattacagatcaaaataacattttggatatatttttaaaattaatttcactgggttttttttgtttttgtctttgttttttacctttttcaaTGACTTCTACATTAGTAGTGACTACTGGAAAAATTTGTTACCTGTGTGACTCACATTGTATTTCCATTAAACAGTCCTGCTCTAGAGTATACATAATTACTATCCCAGTTTTGCAGCTCAGAAAAGGAGGCTCAAAGAGCTGACTAGCTACAAAGCTAGTAAGTGAAGGCATCTAGATTCCTTCTACAAAGACAAAACCCAGGTGAATTTTAAAGGCTTGGTCCCAGTGAGGTAACACCCAATCTTAATTGTTCTCCAAGATGATGCTGAACATTGGGCTAGGTGAGCGGGGACCCGGGGactgtttttgtttgcttcacatactccttttcctctctggggCCAGTTTCTCCAActataaaatgatgataattaTAGGTGCCCTGCAGCCAGCTTTGTGAGTAGGAAATGAGAAGCTCTCTATGAAAGCAGGTCAAGTTTATGGAGCAAAAGTGCCCCCATAAACCCAAAGGTGATGCTGTCGGAGGTGGGCAAAGTCATGGCTTCATCACGCCAGCTTAAGGGAACCAGTCCATTGGGGTcctttcagctctggtcaggtGCCTGATTCCCTGTCTCAGCAGGGAGTGGGGGCGTGCTCCGGGATGGGTAAGGTTTCCtggctctctcctcttctctcccctccccatacAGCTGGGCCCCCAGTCCATCCCACTGATGCTGCTCCCATGTTGCGAGTGCTTGggcctccaccctctccccatctctaccTCCAGTTCCTATTTCTTGGGCTGTTCATAGCAGCTGGAGCCTTCTAGTTGCTCTCCAGAGAATGGCCCTGCTCCAGGTGACTTCACGGATAACATAGCATGCATGCCATAAAGATTTTCTGGAGGTAATTGCTTCTTAgtctttgttgtttccttcaagATGGGGATTTGGGACCAAACAGGCGCAGAAGATACGACCTGGAAGGGATGATATTAGGATATTAGGCGGGCATTTCCCTACCTGTGGAAGGAAAAGATCCCCTTCATGGATGGTGCCCACTCTGCTTTGTTCTATTTGGGTCCTTAAgcaagtcacttaccctctctgaggcTCTGTTAGCACATCTGAAACATGGAAATCTGGTTTTGTTATGCGGTGAGCCTGAGAGACATGTCTGTGAACTGGACATTCGGTACACACGCAGTCAATAAATCAATGATGGCATTGATTACAGCAGGCCCGGGGACAGGAGGCCCACCCAGGGCTTACAGGCAGCAGATGTCCTTGCCAtggctgcctcctcctgccttccagTCTGCACCAACCTGCTTTCTCATCTGCTCACTCCTCCCCCAGTACCCACCCTGTTGTCTGTTGGAATATAATCAAAGAGGCACACAGGCAGATTTTAAATAATGCCTGCCCAGCCTAAGGTGACTCATCCGACGGCTGTGAGCTCCTACTCCACTCCATGTGGGCTCTGCCAGCACCAGCCCGCTGTCACACAGCAATGCTCTGGGGCACAGCACCTGGGGTGGGAGAGAATAGGAGGGAATGGGGCCGGCGGATCCTCCCCTCCCCTAGAATAGGCTTTTGGCAAGCTTTGGGGAAAGGtggtccccacccccccacacacaccccctgcACGCCTGTCCAAAAAGGAGCAGCTATCCTGGCagggtggccagggggaggggccccaACATCCTCCAGCCACATGTCATTTCCTGCTTTGGACCTGATGTCACTGGCATCACGTGTGTGAGCCCTCCCTTCCCAGAAGGCACTTTGGGGTGATGATGACAAAATTCAGACCATAAAGGAAAGGAGTGAATTCCCGGTAGAAGGCTGGGCCTTGCCTGCATTTTATAGACGGACTCAGGATCTTCCTTTTCGCTCTGTCTGCCCTTCATCTCCT
The sequence above is drawn from the Mustela nigripes isolate SB6536 chromosome 5, MUSNIG.SB6536, whole genome shotgun sequence genome and encodes:
- the TUBB2A gene encoding tubulin beta-2A chain, with translation MREIVHIQAGQCGNQIGAKFWEVISDEHGIDPTGSYHGDSDLQLERINVYYNEAAGNKYVPRAILVDLEPGTMDSVRSGPFGQIFRPDNFVFGQSGAGNNWAKGHYTEGAELVDSVLDVVRKESESCDCLQGFQLTHSLGGGTGSGMGTLLISKIREEYPDRIMNTFSVMPSPKVSDTVVEPYNATLSVHQLVENTDETYSIDNEALYDICFRTLKLTTPTYGDLNHLVSATMSGVTTCLRFPGQLNADLRKLAVNMVPFPRLHFFMPGFAPLTSRGSQQYRALTVPELTQQMFDSKNMMAACDPRHGRYLTVAAIFRGRMSMKEVDEQMLNVQNKNSSYFVEWIPNNVKTAVCDIPPRGLKMSATFIGNSTAIQELFKRISEQFTAMFRRKAFLHWYTGEGMDEMEFTEAESNMNDLVSEYQQYQDATADEQGEFEEEEGEDEA